One window of Magallana gigas chromosome 2, xbMagGiga1.1, whole genome shotgun sequence genomic DNA carries:
- the LOC105345410 gene encoding WD repeat-containing protein 46 isoform X2 translates to MESSENKEKDESTGTKSKESAKPSKKAQKPWRKKFFKEFDRKKTEFQKRAKTRQEKKICETQETELTEKSVDNQPETVKKKLRNIVQKSGPNKDLKRLQHGPKQDSKANRDERRDPESPSEFRKDRYPGDAPVPKKLMSKYQRGKKLHTKGARTHHGHVKLVQNEKKVTMAVKQAARSERLLQEQSGFMIPEDGESTTNVTQSDIVQAADITTAQKHFNLELTQFGPYKAQYTRNGKHLLIAGSKGHVAALDWLTKRLLCEINVMETVRDIRWLHQETMFAVAQKQWTYIYDNQGIELHCLKQPNEALRLEFLPYHFLLASSNATGYLYWLDVSVGQKVASHNTGLGRLDVMCQNPQNAVICLGHPTGSVSMWSPNVNEPLVKMLCHGAAVRSVAVDPTGNYMATSGVDRKMKIWDIRKFEMVHSYQIGCGAGHMVFSQTGALGLGKGNIVEVYQDPCRQQLTSPYMIHKLKTTVNNLHFCPYEDVLGVGHGDGFTSLIIPGAGEANFDAMESNPYQTKKQRREAEVQMLLDKIPVEMIHLDSKMIGKVDMKSFVERVEENNKIHFKKPMSISYEPKHKMKGKGSGRKKEQRKRGVIEEGRRQTVKELVKDKLQEGAQGRKESSTAVSKSKGVLDRFKKTET, encoded by the exons ATGGAGAGCTCTGAAAATAAAGAGAAGGATGAAAGTACTGGGACTAAGTCGAAAGAAAGCGCAAAACCCTCAAAAAAAGCTCAAAAACCATGGCGAAAGAAGTTTTTTAAGGAGTTTGATCGCAAAAAAACTGAATTTCAAAAGAGAGCAAAAACAAGacaagaaaaaaagatatgtGAAACACAGGAAACAGAATTGACTGAAAAAAGTGTTGATAATCAACCAGAAAca GTGAAAAAGAAACTGAGAAATATAGTGCAGAAAAGTGGCCCTAATAAAGATCTGAAAAGGCTTCAGCATGGACCAAAGCAAGACAGCAAAGCTAACAGAGATGAGAGGAGAGATCCAGAAAGTCCCAGTGAATTTAGGAAG GACAGATATCCAGGAGATGCACCTGTTCCAAAGAAGCTGATGTCAAAATACCAGAGAGGGAAAAAGTTACACACT AAAGGAGCACGGACACATCATGGACATGTTAAACTGGTTCAGAACGAGAAGAAGGTGACAATGGCGGTGAAACAGGCAGCTCGCTCCGAGCGTCTTCTCCAGGAACAGTCGGG ATTTATGATACCAGAGGATGGAGAGAGTACAACCAATGTCACTCAGTCGGACATCGTCCAGGCCGCAGACATAACCACAGCTCAAAAG CACTTTAACCTTGAATTGACCCAGTTTGGGCCATACAAGGCCCAGTACACCAGAAATggaaaacatttattgatagCAGGGAGTAAAGGCCATGTCGCGGCCTTGGATTGGCTGACCAAGCGTCTGCTCTGTGAAATTAATGTCATGGAGACAGTCAGAGACATCAG GTGGTTGCACCAGGAGACAATGTTTGCTGTGGCCCAGAAGCAGTGGACATATATCTATGACAACCAGGGCATAGAGTTGCATTGTCTGAAACAGCCCAACGAAGCACTTAGACTCGAGTTCCTTCCCTATCATTTCCTGCTGGCCAGTTCT AATGCGACCGGGTACCTATACTGGTTAGATGTGTCGGTCGGTCAGAAAGTGGCGAGTCACAACACTGGACTAGGGCGTCTGGACGTCATGTGTCAGAACCCCCAGAATGCCGTCATTTGCCTGGGACATCCCACAG GAAGTGTTTCAATGTGGTCTCCGAATGTGAACGAACCGCTGGTCAAGATGCTTTGTCACGGGGCGGCGGTCAGATCTGTAGCTGTTGACCCCACAGGAAA TTACATGGCCACATCTGGAGTGGACAGGAAGATGAAGATTTGGGATATCCGTAAATTTGAGATGGTGCACTCCTATCAGATTGGGTGTGGAGCAGGACACATGGTGTTCAGTCAGACAGGTGCCCTGGGGCTGGGGAAGGGCAACATCGTGGAG GTTTACCAAGACCCATGTAGACAGCAGCTGACCTCACCATATATGATCCACAAACTGAAGACAACGGTCAACAACCTCCACTTCTGTCCCTATGAGGATGTCCTGGGGGTAGGGCATGGGGACGGGTTCACCAGTCTCATCATTCCAG GTGCTGGAGAGGCAAATTTTGATGCCATGGAGTCTAACCCGTACCAGACGAAGAAACAGAGGAGGGAGGCCGAGGTTCAGATGTTGTTGGACAAG ATCCCGGTGGAGATGATTCATCTTGACTCGAAAATGATTGGCAAGGTGGACATGAAGAGTTTTGTTGAGAGAGTGgaagaaaacaacaaaatacat TTCAAAAAGCCAATGTCAATATCGTACGAACCGAAACACAAAATGAAAGGTAAGGGCAGTGGCAGAAAGAAGGAGCAGAGGAAGAGAGGCGTGATAGAAGAAGGACGAAGACAGACAGTGAAGGAACTGGTCAAGGACAAGCTCCAAGAGGGCGCCCAGGGCAGGAAAGAGTCTTCCACAGCAGTCTCCAAGTCTAAAGGCGTCCTGGACAGGTTCAAGAAGACGGAAACATGA
- the LOC105345410 gene encoding WD repeat-containing protein 46 isoform X1 has product MESSENKEKDESTGTKSKESAKPSKKAQKPWRKKFFKEFDRKKTEFQKRAKTRQEKKICETQETELTEKSVDNQPETVKNKTDKKQPEKVKKKLRNIVQKSGPNKDLKRLQHGPKQDSKANRDERRDPESPSEFRKDRYPGDAPVPKKLMSKYQRGKKLHTKGARTHHGHVKLVQNEKKVTMAVKQAARSERLLQEQSGFMIPEDGESTTNVTQSDIVQAADITTAQKHFNLELTQFGPYKAQYTRNGKHLLIAGSKGHVAALDWLTKRLLCEINVMETVRDIRWLHQETMFAVAQKQWTYIYDNQGIELHCLKQPNEALRLEFLPYHFLLASSNATGYLYWLDVSVGQKVASHNTGLGRLDVMCQNPQNAVICLGHPTGSVSMWSPNVNEPLVKMLCHGAAVRSVAVDPTGNYMATSGVDRKMKIWDIRKFEMVHSYQIGCGAGHMVFSQTGALGLGKGNIVEVYQDPCRQQLTSPYMIHKLKTTVNNLHFCPYEDVLGVGHGDGFTSLIIPGAGEANFDAMESNPYQTKKQRREAEVQMLLDKIPVEMIHLDSKMIGKVDMKSFVERVEENNKIHFKKPMSISYEPKHKMKGKGSGRKKEQRKRGVIEEGRRQTVKELVKDKLQEGAQGRKESSTAVSKSKGVLDRFKKTET; this is encoded by the exons ATGGAGAGCTCTGAAAATAAAGAGAAGGATGAAAGTACTGGGACTAAGTCGAAAGAAAGCGCAAAACCCTCAAAAAAAGCTCAAAAACCATGGCGAAAGAAGTTTTTTAAGGAGTTTGATCGCAAAAAAACTGAATTTCAAAAGAGAGCAAAAACAAGacaagaaaaaaagatatgtGAAACACAGGAAACAGAATTGACTGAAAAAAGTGTTGATAATCAACCAGAAAcagtgaaaaacaaaactgATAAAAAACAACCAGAAAAGGTGAAAAAGAAACTGAGAAATATAGTGCAGAAAAGTGGCCCTAATAAAGATCTGAAAAGGCTTCAGCATGGACCAAAGCAAGACAGCAAAGCTAACAGAGATGAGAGGAGAGATCCAGAAAGTCCCAGTGAATTTAGGAAG GACAGATATCCAGGAGATGCACCTGTTCCAAAGAAGCTGATGTCAAAATACCAGAGAGGGAAAAAGTTACACACT AAAGGAGCACGGACACATCATGGACATGTTAAACTGGTTCAGAACGAGAAGAAGGTGACAATGGCGGTGAAACAGGCAGCTCGCTCCGAGCGTCTTCTCCAGGAACAGTCGGG ATTTATGATACCAGAGGATGGAGAGAGTACAACCAATGTCACTCAGTCGGACATCGTCCAGGCCGCAGACATAACCACAGCTCAAAAG CACTTTAACCTTGAATTGACCCAGTTTGGGCCATACAAGGCCCAGTACACCAGAAATggaaaacatttattgatagCAGGGAGTAAAGGCCATGTCGCGGCCTTGGATTGGCTGACCAAGCGTCTGCTCTGTGAAATTAATGTCATGGAGACAGTCAGAGACATCAG GTGGTTGCACCAGGAGACAATGTTTGCTGTGGCCCAGAAGCAGTGGACATATATCTATGACAACCAGGGCATAGAGTTGCATTGTCTGAAACAGCCCAACGAAGCACTTAGACTCGAGTTCCTTCCCTATCATTTCCTGCTGGCCAGTTCT AATGCGACCGGGTACCTATACTGGTTAGATGTGTCGGTCGGTCAGAAAGTGGCGAGTCACAACACTGGACTAGGGCGTCTGGACGTCATGTGTCAGAACCCCCAGAATGCCGTCATTTGCCTGGGACATCCCACAG GAAGTGTTTCAATGTGGTCTCCGAATGTGAACGAACCGCTGGTCAAGATGCTTTGTCACGGGGCGGCGGTCAGATCTGTAGCTGTTGACCCCACAGGAAA TTACATGGCCACATCTGGAGTGGACAGGAAGATGAAGATTTGGGATATCCGTAAATTTGAGATGGTGCACTCCTATCAGATTGGGTGTGGAGCAGGACACATGGTGTTCAGTCAGACAGGTGCCCTGGGGCTGGGGAAGGGCAACATCGTGGAG GTTTACCAAGACCCATGTAGACAGCAGCTGACCTCACCATATATGATCCACAAACTGAAGACAACGGTCAACAACCTCCACTTCTGTCCCTATGAGGATGTCCTGGGGGTAGGGCATGGGGACGGGTTCACCAGTCTCATCATTCCAG GTGCTGGAGAGGCAAATTTTGATGCCATGGAGTCTAACCCGTACCAGACGAAGAAACAGAGGAGGGAGGCCGAGGTTCAGATGTTGTTGGACAAG ATCCCGGTGGAGATGATTCATCTTGACTCGAAAATGATTGGCAAGGTGGACATGAAGAGTTTTGTTGAGAGAGTGgaagaaaacaacaaaatacat TTCAAAAAGCCAATGTCAATATCGTACGAACCGAAACACAAAATGAAAGGTAAGGGCAGTGGCAGAAAGAAGGAGCAGAGGAAGAGAGGCGTGATAGAAGAAGGACGAAGACAGACAGTGAAGGAACTGGTCAAGGACAAGCTCCAAGAGGGCGCCCAGGGCAGGAAAGAGTCTTCCACAGCAGTCTCCAAGTCTAAAGGCGTCCTGGACAGGTTCAAGAAGACGGAAACATGA